Proteins encoded within one genomic window of Hahella chejuensis KCTC 2396:
- a CDS encoding DUF4124 domain-containing protein, translated as MKRWLLQLLVVVALVPAVWFISTPDQRRTYLTLLNLPQDPSWLHEGNLLALLGSAPQRPPEAEPFTETSSTPDAPASSAMSSQEAAPNVLSALRQMAHSALPQTLCGKTATRDIRDVETPQIYKWTDANGRVHFSDSAQNKSAQFVGESYASQKKYFDFKLTSKGMPRNGLVEDKIRAAAQQVYTQLEAYLAPERRRQIILNLELYGDRAEYEALRKKVFPGFNAAAFFSHGANTIYMVNEDQLETTVAIAKHEVVHAVLAGLVGPMPTWLNEGMAEYLEHGGLPYKALPIDLSENAINQLLATKHQDFYNASAESNYMASHKLVAYLNSSGEGRRVIADIFNDLAEAPCSQVDSLGAVTSAMGDVGHLAKLL; from the coding sequence ATGAAAAGATGGTTGCTGCAATTATTGGTGGTTGTCGCGCTGGTTCCCGCAGTCTGGTTTATCTCTACGCCGGATCAACGCAGAACCTATCTGACGTTGTTGAATCTGCCGCAAGATCCCTCATGGCTACATGAAGGCAATTTACTTGCCCTGCTTGGTAGCGCGCCGCAGCGGCCGCCCGAAGCAGAGCCTTTTACAGAAACATCGTCTACGCCTGACGCACCCGCATCATCCGCCATGTCATCGCAAGAGGCGGCGCCTAACGTCCTGTCCGCTCTGCGTCAGATGGCGCACAGCGCCCTGCCTCAGACTCTGTGCGGAAAAACCGCCACTCGCGATATTCGGGACGTGGAAACGCCGCAGATCTACAAGTGGACTGACGCCAACGGACGCGTTCATTTCTCTGACAGCGCCCAGAACAAGAGCGCGCAATTCGTAGGCGAGAGCTACGCCTCGCAGAAAAAGTATTTTGACTTCAAGCTGACCAGCAAAGGCATGCCTCGCAACGGCTTGGTGGAAGACAAGATCCGAGCCGCCGCTCAGCAGGTCTATACGCAACTGGAGGCTTACCTGGCGCCTGAACGCCGCAGACAGATCATTCTTAACCTGGAGCTATACGGCGATCGCGCAGAGTACGAAGCCCTGCGCAAAAAAGTGTTCCCTGGTTTCAACGCCGCCGCGTTCTTCTCCCATGGGGCGAACACCATCTATATGGTTAACGAAGACCAACTGGAAACCACCGTCGCCATCGCCAAGCATGAAGTGGTTCACGCCGTCTTGGCCGGCTTGGTCGGCCCGATGCCAACCTGGCTCAATGAAGGCATGGCGGAATACCTGGAACACGGCGGATTGCCTTACAAAGCGCTGCCCATTGATTTAAGCGAGAACGCTATCAACCAGTTACTCGCTACGAAGCATCAGGACTTTTACAACGCCAGCGCAGAAAGCAACTATATGGCGTCACACAAATTAGTGGCGTATCTGAACAGTTCCGGCGAAGGGCGTCGCGTCATCGCAGACATATTCAATGACCTCGCCGAGGCGCCTTGCAGCCAGGTGGACAGCCTTGGCGCGGTCACCAGCGCAATGGGGGATGTGGGGCATCTGGCCAAGCTGCTCTAG
- a CDS encoding DUF1801 domain-containing protein has translation MSTYNLASHLLSLNLKEGSQMSDAHVEFADARVQAVFAAYPDEVREKLLFLRDLIFDVARSTEGVGELQETLKWGQPSYLTAKTKSGSTLRIDRLKTQPSGYAVYFHCQTNLVETFRRIYGDEFRFEGNRSILFDAADDIPVEALRHCIAMTLTYHLRKKSGAES, from the coding sequence ATGTCTACTTACAACCTGGCGAGCCATCTGCTCTCGCTGAATCTTAAAGAAGGAAGCCAAATGAGCGACGCCCATGTTGAGTTCGCCGATGCGCGCGTGCAGGCGGTCTTCGCTGCGTACCCGGACGAAGTGAGAGAAAAACTGTTGTTCCTGCGTGATCTGATTTTTGACGTGGCGAGAAGCACTGAAGGCGTGGGCGAGCTGCAGGAAACATTGAAATGGGGACAGCCCAGCTATCTGACCGCAAAGACGAAAAGCGGCAGTACGCTCAGAATAGATCGTCTAAAGACCCAGCCCTCCGGGTATGCGGTGTATTTTCACTGCCAGACCAACCTGGTGGAGACGTTTCGGCGCATTTATGGCGATGAGTTTCGTTTTGAGGGAAACCGCAGCATTCTGTTTGATGCGGCGGATGATATTCCCGTGGAGGCGTTGCGTCATTGTATCGCTATGACGTTGACCTACCACTTGCGCAAAAAGTCAGGCGCGGAAAGTTGA
- a CDS encoding metallophosphoesterase: MKVFRRIMMGLAMLSIALGVWAFWIEPASLVDNEVSIAIHPWPQSCDDLQVAVIADLHVGSPHNGLSRLRELVDETNALKPDLILLAGDFVIQGVIGGEFAEPRDIAAELDRLQASLGVYAVMGNHDWWHGPQLILDAFAGTHIEFLEDASKELTQGDCRFWLAGVSDYWEGAHDIGKALADIPAEAPILAFTHNPDVFYDFPHRVSLTFAGHTHGGQVNLPLIGRPIVPSQYGERFAIGHIDEDGRQMFVTPGVGTSILPVRFRVPPEISLVTLKSMSR; encoded by the coding sequence GTGAAAGTTTTTCGTCGTATTATGATGGGCCTGGCTATGTTGAGCATCGCGCTCGGCGTCTGGGCTTTTTGGATCGAACCTGCGTCTTTGGTGGATAATGAAGTCAGCATCGCCATTCATCCTTGGCCGCAATCCTGTGATGACTTACAGGTGGCGGTAATAGCCGATCTGCATGTGGGATCGCCACACAATGGTTTATCACGGTTGCGGGAACTGGTTGACGAAACCAACGCGCTGAAGCCTGACCTGATATTGCTGGCGGGAGATTTCGTTATTCAGGGCGTTATCGGCGGCGAATTTGCGGAACCCCGCGACATCGCCGCTGAGCTGGACAGGCTACAGGCCAGTCTGGGCGTGTACGCCGTCATGGGCAATCATGATTGGTGGCATGGCCCGCAATTGATTCTCGACGCCTTTGCGGGAACCCATATCGAGTTTCTGGAAGACGCGTCCAAAGAGCTGACTCAGGGGGATTGCCGTTTTTGGTTGGCTGGCGTCAGCGACTACTGGGAAGGCGCGCATGATATCGGCAAAGCGCTTGCTGATATTCCTGCCGAGGCGCCCATTCTGGCGTTTACTCACAATCCTGATGTGTTTTATGACTTTCCCCATCGCGTGTCCCTGACTTTCGCCGGTCATACGCATGGCGGTCAGGTTAACCTGCCGTTGATTGGGCGGCCCATTGTGCCCTCGCAATACGGTGAGCGATTCGCCATTGGGCATATTGATGAAGACGGTCGACAGATGTTTGTGACGCCGGGAGTGGGGACCAGCATTCTTCCCGTGCGTTTTCGGGTTCCTCCAGAAATTTCCCTGGTCACACTAAAATCCATGTCGCGCTAA
- a CDS encoding metal-dependent hydrolase: MANFNTHLLGGAAASGVLTSTLLLTGLFTPGQGMALWVAGTLASLAPDLDADTTAILKGLFSALGVMASFVVLFTFPDLPLLPLWGAMLAAFLTVRIGVLQVFAHLTEHRGSFHSLLAATSFGLGSAFLCWRFIDQGVDFSWALGAMVFAGYIVHLILDECYAVNLADMEFKRSFGTALKPVSIDNWWASGLFLAIAIYCAMQLPPPHKLHLEVVRLTTLDHIWLSRS; the protein is encoded by the coding sequence ATGGCTAATTTTAATACACATCTACTCGGCGGAGCCGCCGCATCGGGCGTACTGACCTCCACACTATTGTTAACCGGGTTGTTCACCCCCGGACAAGGCATGGCGTTGTGGGTGGCGGGAACCCTGGCGAGCCTGGCGCCTGATCTGGATGCTGACACGACCGCCATTTTAAAAGGGTTGTTCAGCGCCCTCGGCGTGATGGCTTCTTTTGTCGTGCTGTTCACGTTCCCTGATCTGCCTCTCTTACCCTTGTGGGGCGCTATGCTGGCCGCATTTCTGACTGTCCGCATTGGCGTGCTGCAAGTGTTCGCACACCTCACCGAGCACCGCGGCTCTTTCCACTCACTATTGGCCGCCACCAGCTTTGGGTTGGGCTCAGCATTTTTATGCTGGCGCTTCATCGATCAAGGCGTGGACTTCTCATGGGCGCTGGGCGCCATGGTGTTCGCTGGCTATATCGTCCACCTGATTCTTGACGAGTGTTACGCCGTCAATCTGGCGGATATGGAGTTCAAGCGCTCATTTGGAACAGCGCTCAAACCAGTGAGTATCGATAACTGGTGGGCCAGCGGTCTCTTTCTCGCTATTGCTATCTACTGCGCAATGCAACTGCCCCCGCCGCACAAGCTGCATCTTGAAGTAGTCAGACTGACCACTCTGGATCATATCTGGCTGTCGCGCTCCTAA
- a CDS encoding VIT and vWA domain-containing protein, whose product MLNGKAGLASLSACVLMLSLSNPDAAQAAGLLKPQGGSLPDLDLRSQDVNVTIEGEYAITTVDQVFYNPNAQPLEAIYSFPVPEKAAVSQFTYWINGAPVHGEVVAKKQAREIYEQEKSEGRNAGLTEQDAYKTFDISISQVLPQQETKIRLVYLQPVHMDTGIGRYVYPLEEGGVDEEKLAFWTANETVKERFTFNLDLRSGYPVEALRLPEHPQAQIARMDERRWTVSLQSNAQSMEAVQEGDANAPASSPSAYRLDKDIVVYWRQQQNLPGSVDLITYKEPGKDKGTFMLTVTPGDDLPAITEGRDWTLVLDRSGSMSGKFSTLLEGLRKGFAKFNRNDRVRVIMFNDNATEVTNGWVQATPENLQQVVGAVENAGPSGGTNLMSAIQSALTGLDADRTNAIWLVTDGEANVGETKQKAFIELLEKKDIRLFTFIMGNSANRPLLEAITKHSNGFAISVSNSDDIIGQLMLAASKVDHAALHGANLKISGIKTTDVFPKQIGSVYRGQQLVMFGHYYGSGQAKVELTGKVSGSPIRYQTQFEVKDGTLHPELERLWAFAQIEDLMDQQQDYGEDADRKQAVTDLAVEYGLVTDYTSMLVLDEGRFEHYGVNRRIGDRISREESAREIRAQQPGQSHRVDNQQPMYTKSRPSFGGGGGGGAIDGFMLALLGALAIAGRCFRLRKR is encoded by the coding sequence ATGTTAAATGGAAAGGCCGGACTAGCATCTCTCTCCGCCTGCGTATTAATGTTATCCCTATCCAATCCTGACGCAGCGCAAGCGGCGGGATTACTCAAACCCCAAGGCGGCAGTTTACCAGACCTGGATTTACGCTCCCAAGACGTCAATGTCACCATCGAAGGCGAGTACGCCATCACCACTGTCGACCAGGTTTTCTATAACCCCAACGCCCAGCCCCTGGAAGCTATCTACTCATTTCCCGTGCCGGAAAAAGCTGCGGTTTCCCAGTTCACCTATTGGATCAACGGCGCGCCGGTTCATGGCGAAGTCGTCGCCAAAAAACAAGCCCGGGAAATCTATGAACAGGAAAAGTCGGAAGGCCGCAACGCGGGCCTGACCGAACAGGACGCTTATAAAACGTTCGATATTTCCATCAGCCAGGTCTTACCGCAACAGGAAACTAAAATACGCTTAGTGTATTTGCAGCCAGTGCATATGGACACCGGAATCGGCCGTTACGTCTACCCGCTGGAAGAAGGCGGTGTGGATGAGGAAAAGCTGGCTTTCTGGACCGCCAATGAAACGGTGAAAGAGCGCTTCACCTTCAATCTTGATTTACGCAGCGGCTACCCGGTGGAAGCCTTGCGTTTGCCCGAACATCCACAGGCGCAGATCGCGCGAATGGACGAGCGTCGCTGGACGGTTTCGCTACAGTCAAACGCTCAGAGTATGGAAGCCGTTCAGGAAGGCGACGCCAACGCGCCCGCCTCCTCTCCCAGCGCCTACCGATTGGATAAGGACATCGTGGTCTACTGGCGGCAACAACAGAACCTGCCAGGTTCCGTTGACTTGATCACCTATAAAGAGCCAGGCAAAGACAAAGGGACCTTTATGCTCACGGTGACGCCCGGTGATGACCTGCCCGCGATAACCGAAGGACGTGACTGGACGCTGGTGTTGGACCGCTCCGGCTCTATGTCAGGCAAGTTCTCCACATTGCTGGAAGGATTGCGTAAAGGGTTCGCCAAGTTCAACCGCAATGACCGCGTTCGCGTCATCATGTTCAATGACAACGCGACTGAAGTCACCAATGGATGGGTGCAGGCGACGCCGGAAAATCTGCAGCAAGTCGTCGGCGCCGTTGAAAATGCAGGTCCCAGCGGCGGCACCAACCTGATGTCAGCGATTCAAAGCGCGCTCACCGGACTGGATGCGGACCGCACCAACGCGATCTGGCTGGTCACCGATGGAGAAGCCAATGTCGGCGAAACCAAGCAAAAGGCGTTTATTGAGTTATTGGAGAAAAAGGATATTCGCCTGTTCACGTTCATCATGGGCAACTCCGCCAACCGACCGCTGCTGGAAGCGATCACCAAACACAGCAATGGCTTCGCCATCAGCGTCAGCAATAGCGACGACATTATCGGACAGCTCATGCTGGCCGCCAGTAAAGTCGACCACGCCGCCCTGCATGGCGCCAACCTGAAGATTTCCGGCATCAAAACCACTGACGTCTTTCCCAAACAGATCGGCAGCGTTTATCGCGGCCAGCAATTGGTGATGTTCGGGCATTACTACGGTTCCGGGCAGGCGAAAGTGGAGTTGACTGGCAAAGTCTCAGGCTCTCCTATCCGCTATCAGACTCAGTTCGAAGTCAAAGACGGGACCCTGCATCCTGAACTGGAGCGTCTCTGGGCCTTCGCACAGATCGAAGACTTGATGGATCAGCAACAGGACTATGGCGAGGATGCGGATCGCAAACAGGCCGTCACGGACTTGGCCGTCGAATACGGCCTGGTGACGGATTACACCTCAATGCTGGTGCTGGATGAAGGTCGCTTTGAGCATTATGGCGTGAACCGTCGCATCGGAGATCGCATCAGCCGCGAAGAGTCCGCCCGGGAAATACGAGCCCAGCAACCCGGGCAATCTCACCGCGTGGACAATCAGCAGCCAATGTACACCAAAAGCCGTCCTTCATTCGGCGGTGGCGGCGGCGGTGGAGCCATCGACGGATTCATGTTGGCGCTGCTGGGCGCACTGGCGATAGCCGGACGTTGTTTCCGCCTACGCAAGCGTTAA
- a CDS encoding phosphatase domain-containing protein codes for MRWIVIFWGWLCFCGFANAEEEDSLAVILYAGYGSAGKFTLEGRVIEWDEDSAGGSSDDGGATNLRRNLAQLFNAEQENVAVRIQLNEQSWRVKTDEEGYFRLDGELTDAKRSGWLTVTAQTENAEAVEGGVYMAPSENRWGVISDLDDTLMISEVTAKTSLLKNTFLKNPLQREAVPGVSGFIGSIIADNAQMDASPVFYLSASPRQLYGNILLFLEHNGFPRGVVVAKKVSNESDSEPWLDQAAYKTAHIEDLLQRFPWVNFVLLGDDGERDPEIYRDIQARFADRIAAVYIRKVSPDPERPVYEGQQELAAAIANIKDIRTGAKER; via the coding sequence ATGCGTTGGATTGTCATTTTTTGGGGTTGGCTATGTTTCTGCGGTTTCGCTAATGCAGAAGAAGAGGATTCTTTGGCGGTGATCCTCTATGCCGGCTATGGCTCCGCAGGCAAGTTTACTCTGGAAGGGCGCGTGATTGAGTGGGACGAAGATTCGGCGGGTGGATCTTCAGATGACGGCGGCGCGACCAATCTACGCCGCAACCTGGCGCAACTATTTAACGCAGAGCAGGAAAACGTTGCTGTGCGTATCCAGCTGAATGAGCAAAGTTGGCGAGTGAAGACGGACGAAGAAGGTTATTTCCGGCTGGATGGCGAACTGACGGACGCAAAACGGTCGGGCTGGCTGACGGTAACTGCGCAAACAGAAAACGCAGAAGCTGTTGAAGGCGGGGTCTATATGGCGCCGTCTGAAAATCGCTGGGGCGTGATTTCCGATCTGGACGACACCCTTATGATCAGTGAGGTGACGGCGAAGACCTCATTGCTGAAAAATACCTTTTTGAAGAATCCGCTTCAGCGTGAGGCGGTTCCAGGCGTCTCTGGATTTATCGGCAGTATTATCGCAGACAATGCGCAGATGGATGCGTCGCCGGTCTTCTATTTGTCCGCTTCGCCACGGCAGTTGTACGGTAATATTTTATTGTTTTTGGAACATAACGGTTTTCCCCGGGGCGTGGTGGTCGCCAAGAAGGTCTCGAATGAGTCCGACAGTGAACCCTGGCTGGATCAGGCGGCTTATAAAACCGCTCATATTGAAGATTTACTGCAGCGTTTTCCGTGGGTGAATTTCGTTTTGCTAGGCGATGACGGCGAGCGTGATCCAGAGATTTACCGGGATATTCAAGCGCGCTTTGCTGATAGGATCGCCGCAGTGTATATACGTAAAGTATCTCCTGATCCTGAACGGCCGGTATATGAGGGGCAACAGGAGCTGGCGGCGGCGATCGCCAACATTAAGGACATACGGACGGGAGCAAAAGAGCGCTGA
- a CDS encoding DUF2058 domain-containing protein, with amino-acid sequence MAKSLQEQLLKAGLVDQKKAKQLKQEKRKQAKQTPKGHQVEDETKLRAQQAREEKAQRDREMNRLRQEEADRKALKAQVKQLIEMNRINRNKGEVGYQFADEGKVKKIYVTQELQDGLASGRFAIARMGDAYEVISRKVAEKIRERAPEFVVVLNDNKNAEPDEDDPYAAYQIPDDLMW; translated from the coding sequence ATGGCTAAGTCTCTTCAAGAGCAGCTCCTCAAGGCGGGGCTGGTTGATCAGAAAAAAGCGAAACAGTTAAAACAGGAAAAGCGCAAGCAGGCGAAACAGACGCCGAAAGGTCATCAGGTCGAGGACGAGACGAAACTGCGCGCGCAACAGGCGCGTGAGGAAAAAGCGCAACGGGATCGGGAGATGAACCGTCTCCGGCAAGAGGAGGCTGACCGTAAGGCGTTGAAGGCGCAAGTCAAACAATTGATCGAGATGAATCGCATCAACCGCAATAAAGGCGAGGTCGGCTATCAGTTTGCGGATGAAGGTAAGGTCAAGAAAATCTACGTCACGCAAGAGCTGCAGGATGGTTTGGCCTCCGGCCGATTCGCCATCGCCAGAATGGGGGACGCTTACGAAGTGATCAGCAGGAAAGTGGCGGAGAAAATCCGCGAGCGCGCGCCGGAGTTTGTTGTGGTGCTCAACGATAACAAAAACGCTGAGCCTGACGAAGATGATCCTTACGCCGCTTATCAGATTCCTGACGATCTGATGTGGTAA
- a CDS encoding cyclase family protein — protein sequence MPLRTLQFSNIIDLSHPIDANIPLWPGDPTVHFTDEASIAKDGYFLRSFQIGEHSGTHMNAPASFFTDGMTIDSYKPEQLMPEAVVIDVSAQAQEQPDYTVTIQDIHHWEQNHGVIPAGCIVLFYTGYQHFWKTPERFFNMDAQGVMHFPGLAAETAKYLLEERKVSGLGIDTHGVDPGFSVEHQVNCMTLAQSGIVLECLTNLDRLPPKGVTLAIGLLRLRGGSGSPVSVLAFIP from the coding sequence ATGCCCCTTCGAACGCTGCAGTTTTCCAATATCATTGACTTAAGCCACCCCATTGACGCCAATATCCCCCTGTGGCCGGGAGACCCTACGGTTCATTTCACCGACGAGGCCAGCATCGCAAAAGACGGCTACTTCCTGCGCAGTTTTCAGATCGGCGAGCACAGCGGCACTCACATGAACGCCCCGGCCAGTTTTTTCACTGATGGAATGACAATTGATAGTTATAAGCCCGAGCAATTAATGCCGGAAGCGGTAGTGATCGATGTCAGCGCCCAGGCGCAGGAACAACCGGACTACACCGTCACAATACAGGACATACATCACTGGGAACAAAACCATGGCGTCATACCCGCCGGGTGCATAGTTTTGTTCTATACCGGCTACCAACATTTCTGGAAAACGCCGGAGCGCTTTTTCAACATGGATGCGCAGGGCGTCATGCACTTTCCCGGTCTGGCGGCGGAAACAGCCAAGTATTTACTGGAAGAAAGAAAGGTCAGTGGACTCGGGATAGACACCCATGGCGTCGATCCCGGCTTCAGTGTGGAACACCAGGTCAATTGCATGACGCTGGCGCAATCCGGCATTGTGCTGGAGTGCCTGACCAACCTGGACCGCTTGCCGCCCAAAGGCGTCACATTGGCGATCGGCCTGCTGCGATTGCGCGGCGGTTCAGGATCGCCAGTCTCCGTTCTGGCGTTCATACCCTGA
- a CDS encoding class I SAM-dependent methyltransferase, translating into METVSRPVDSRVKLSQRYFNPLTLAVYDLALFGFIDKYAWGCPTERVLRHYRDHLSANHLEVGVGSGYLLDHSTFPSKEPRLALMDLSESCLQKTSRRLTRYHPQCYRRNILQPVEIGAPGFDSIAVNYVMHCVPGNFERKGEAFGHLSHLLNDDGVLFGSTVLSVGVEKDMFTRLCMSSLNKAGVFCNEEDCATALHDVLRRYFNHVEMEIVGCVALFACRDRKREAE; encoded by the coding sequence ATGGAAACAGTTTCCCGACCTGTGGATAGCAGAGTAAAGCTGTCGCAACGCTACTTTAACCCGCTGACATTGGCGGTCTACGACTTGGCGCTGTTTGGTTTCATCGATAAGTACGCCTGGGGCTGTCCAACCGAGCGGGTATTGCGCCATTATCGCGATCATCTCAGCGCCAATCATCTGGAAGTCGGCGTTGGCTCGGGCTACTTGCTGGATCATTCGACTTTCCCTTCCAAGGAACCAAGGCTGGCGCTGATGGATCTGAGTGAAAGCTGTCTCCAGAAGACGTCACGTCGGCTCACCCGTTATCACCCACAATGCTATCGTCGCAACATACTGCAACCTGTCGAGATTGGCGCGCCGGGTTTTGATTCTATCGCGGTGAACTATGTCATGCATTGCGTGCCGGGGAACTTCGAACGCAAAGGCGAGGCGTTCGGGCATTTGAGTCACTTGTTGAATGATGACGGCGTCCTGTTCGGCTCCACGGTGCTGAGCGTTGGGGTAGAGAAAGATATGTTCACCCGGCTCTGTATGAGCAGCCTCAACAAAGCTGGCGTTTTCTGCAACGAAGAGGATTGCGCAACGGCGCTTCATGACGTTTTACGACGCTACTTTAATCACGTCGAAATGGAAATAGTCGGTTGTGTGGCGCTGTTCGCCTGCCGCGACCGCAAACGTGAGGCTGAATAA
- a CDS encoding DNA polymerase II encodes MSAPLKGFLLTRQWDDLVPEQERARGGLTKSLALQFWMLTDRGPVRLIVSDQYAVFFLESSAMPVARRILTNLLGDSSGERPPWYEKELELKDFGGQPVHGVYLREQRNLYRVRDMLMQAGLAPMEADIHPTDRFLMERFVTGSMVVHGEAVEKDGVLEFHNPRIKPAPYAPYFKVLSLDIETSMDGAQLYSIGLAATSYGADVGAGAMQHRVFMVGENAEDSPDYLVYCADESEVFRRFVEWFDGFDPDILIGWNVINFDLRFLQKKADELNFPFHPGRGGAAMDWRQSRSDDQHFTLCIPGRVVLDGIDTLKSATYNFESFSLEYVAQHLLGRGKLIHDPDNRGDEITHLFLHDKPRLAAYNLEDCQLVWEIFQHALLIEFAVERAQLTGLALDRFGGSVASFDNRYLPRLHRAGYVAPMLPQNPVGVGSPGGYVMDSIPGLYRNVLVLDFKSLYPSIIRTFKIDPLARIRGIEIERGQDVLREDLWDQQETVKVDRKRLVPGFNGAVFSKDHNILPDIIGELWAARDEAKRHKNAAMSQAIKILMNSFYGVLGTPGCRFFDHRLPSSITLRGHRILYRTKELIEQQGHQVIYGDTDSVFVWLKEHKQSAAAEIDSVGKQLAATLNQWWRDYLMQEYGIESFLEIQFETHFLRFVMPTIRGSEKGSKKRYAGLAARGEGEPEMVFKGLETVRTDWTPLARTFQKELYRRIFHNEPYEDYVRDLVSDIRAGKKDDLLYYRKRLRRRLDEYQRNVPPHVQAARTADRIREEQGLPPRYQRGGWIEYVVTVNGPEPLEYRRSALDYDLYVERQIEPIADGILRFMNASFQDISGGQIGLF; translated from the coding sequence ATGTCCGCGCCGCTGAAAGGGTTTCTGCTGACCCGCCAATGGGATGACCTTGTCCCTGAGCAGGAAAGGGCGCGGGGCGGACTCACCAAATCCTTGGCGTTGCAATTCTGGATGCTGACGGATCGGGGGCCGGTGCGACTGATCGTCAGCGATCAATATGCGGTGTTTTTTCTGGAAAGTTCGGCGATGCCTGTGGCGCGTCGTATTCTGACCAACCTGCTCGGCGATAGCAGTGGCGAGCGCCCTCCCTGGTATGAAAAAGAGCTTGAACTGAAGGATTTTGGCGGGCAGCCGGTGCACGGGGTGTATCTGCGCGAGCAACGCAACCTTTATCGCGTGCGCGATATGCTGATGCAGGCGGGCCTCGCGCCCATGGAGGCGGATATTCATCCTACAGACCGTTTCCTGATGGAGCGTTTTGTGACCGGCTCCATGGTCGTTCACGGCGAGGCGGTGGAAAAGGATGGCGTGCTGGAGTTCCACAATCCACGCATAAAGCCCGCGCCTTATGCGCCTTATTTCAAGGTATTGTCACTGGATATTGAAACGTCCATGGATGGGGCGCAGTTATATTCCATCGGTTTGGCGGCGACATCTTACGGCGCGGATGTCGGCGCTGGCGCCATGCAGCATCGTGTGTTCATGGTGGGTGAGAATGCGGAAGACAGCCCGGATTACCTGGTTTACTGCGCTGACGAATCGGAAGTGTTTCGGCGCTTTGTGGAGTGGTTTGACGGTTTTGATCCCGACATTCTGATTGGTTGGAATGTCATCAACTTCGATCTGCGCTTTCTGCAAAAGAAGGCTGACGAACTGAACTTCCCTTTCCATCCTGGACGCGGCGGCGCAGCGATGGACTGGCGCCAGTCGCGCAGCGACGACCAGCATTTCACTTTATGCATTCCTGGCCGTGTGGTGCTGGATGGCATTGATACGCTCAAATCCGCCACTTATAACTTCGAAAGCTTTTCTCTGGAATATGTCGCCCAGCACTTGTTGGGACGAGGCAAATTGATTCATGACCCGGATAACCGGGGCGATGAAATCACCCATTTGTTTCTTCACGATAAGCCCAGATTGGCGGCGTATAACCTGGAAGATTGTCAGTTGGTGTGGGAGATTTTTCAGCACGCGCTGTTGATTGAGTTCGCCGTAGAGCGGGCGCAACTGACTGGGTTGGCGTTGGACCGTTTCGGCGGCTCGGTGGCGTCTTTCGATAACCGCTACTTGCCGCGTTTGCATCGCGCAGGCTATGTAGCGCCGATGCTGCCGCAGAATCCTGTCGGCGTGGGCAGCCCCGGCGGTTATGTGATGGATTCGATTCCGGGACTGTACCGCAACGTGCTGGTGTTGGACTTTAAAAGCCTGTATCCCAGCATCATCCGCACCTTCAAAATTGATCCGCTGGCGCGTATCAGGGGGATTGAAATCGAACGCGGACAGGATGTTCTGCGTGAAGATCTGTGGGATCAACAGGAAACCGTGAAGGTTGACCGTAAACGGTTGGTTCCCGGCTTTAATGGCGCGGTTTTTTCAAAAGATCACAATATATTGCCGGATATTATCGGTGAGCTGTGGGCGGCCCGGGATGAAGCGAAACGCCACAAAAACGCGGCGATGTCGCAGGCGATAAAAATTCTGATGAATTCATTTTATGGCGTGCTCGGCACGCCGGGTTGCCGGTTCTTCGATCATCGCTTGCCCAGCTCCATCACATTACGCGGACACCGGATTCTGTACCGCACCAAGGAGCTGATTGAGCAGCAGGGGCATCAGGTCATCTATGGCGATACTGACTCAGTGTTTGTCTGGTTGAAAGAGCATAAGCAAAGCGCGGCGGCGGAAATTGATAGCGTTGGAAAGCAACTGGCTGCGACGCTGAATCAGTGGTGGCGGGACTATCTGATGCAGGAATACGGCATCGAGAGTTTTCTTGAAATACAGTTTGAGACGCACTTTTTGCGCTTTGTCATGCCGACCATTCGCGGCTCCGAAAAGGGCAGCAAGAAGCGCTATGCCGGCTTGGCCGCCAGAGGAGAGGGCGAGCCGGAAATGGTGTTCAAGGGGCTGGAAACGGTGCGCACCGATTGGACGCCTCTGGCGCGCACTTTCCAGAAAGAGCTTTATCGTCGCATCTTTCATAATGAGCCCTACGAGGATTACGTGCGCGATCTGGTGAGCGATATTCGCGCAGGCAAAAAAGACGACCTGCTCTACTACCGTAAGCGTTTGCGTCGTCGGCTTGATGAGTATCAGCGCAATGTTCCGCCTCATGTACAGGCGGCGCGCACGGCGGACCGGATTCGTGAAGAGCAGGGGCTGCCGCCTCGTTATCAGCGCGGCGGATGGATTGAATACGTGGTGACGGTGAATGGGCCGGAGCCTCTGGAGTATCGACGTTCCGCGCTGGATTATGACCTCTACGTAGAGCGACAGATCGAGCCAATCGCCGACGGCATTCTTCGCTTCATGAACGCGTCCTTTCAGGATATCTCCGGCGGGCAAATCGGCTTGTTCTGA